One Bacillus amyloliquefaciens DSM 7 = ATCC 23350 DNA window includes the following coding sequences:
- a CDS encoding phage portal protein translates to MAFFRSMNTGGESNAVSANDQAFIDIIMGADGETYTTINAIKNSDIFTAIHTLASDIASSPIMVKNNGIADEMNILYKLLNERPNEFYSGYFLKFILVANALLNAQSYAEIIRDSDGNPLDLVHLRNSEVSYDQPNGTNEIIYTYTPSNGKQRIIKRENMLHIKFFSLNGITGVSPLSSLKREIESQEAGKKLYVDFFRRGANLSGILNVKKANLDDAARKNMKKNFESTYSGDQNQQGILVLDDTMDFKQLEVNTKVLEIVNNYNHGTKQIAKAFGLPPHKLGIEQTNTSIEQANLDYLTNTLSNYFNAISAELNYKLLSYPLYNQYTFEFDTRKFRETDAKTKRENVIALLQNGIYSLNDALAQYGIASVPNGDKRFMSLNYVDIEIMDEIQKAKAKSLPIPSASEGGEGIE, encoded by the coding sequence TTGGCATTCTTTAGATCAATGAATACAGGAGGGGAATCAAATGCTGTAAGTGCAAATGATCAAGCTTTTATAGATATCATTATGGGTGCAGATGGTGAAACATACACCACAATCAATGCAATCAAGAATAGCGATATTTTTACAGCGATTCATACGCTTGCTTCAGATATAGCATCCTCTCCAATTATGGTTAAGAATAACGGCATTGCTGATGAAATGAACATACTCTATAAATTATTGAATGAAAGACCGAATGAGTTTTACTCAGGGTATTTTCTGAAGTTCATTCTCGTGGCTAATGCTTTGTTGAACGCTCAATCGTATGCAGAAATCATTAGAGATTCTGACGGTAATCCTCTTGACCTGGTTCATTTGCGTAATAGTGAGGTATCTTATGATCAACCAAACGGAACAAATGAAATTATTTACACGTATACCCCTAGTAATGGCAAACAACGGATCATTAAGAGAGAGAACATGTTGCACATTAAATTCTTTTCATTAAATGGAATTACAGGTGTTTCACCGTTAAGTAGCCTTAAAAGAGAGATAGAAAGTCAAGAAGCCGGTAAGAAGCTTTATGTTGATTTCTTTAGACGTGGAGCTAATCTAAGTGGGATTTTAAATGTTAAAAAAGCTAATTTAGATGATGCTGCAAGGAAAAACATGAAGAAGAATTTTGAAAGCACGTATTCTGGTGATCAAAATCAACAAGGCATTTTAGTACTTGATGATACGATGGATTTCAAACAACTAGAAGTTAACACAAAGGTGCTTGAAATTGTCAATAATTATAATCATGGAACTAAACAAATTGCTAAAGCGTTTGGATTACCCCCTCATAAGCTTGGAATTGAACAAACCAACACTTCAATTGAACAGGCCAACCTTGATTACCTAACCAACACCCTTTCAAACTATTTTAATGCCATCTCTGCTGAGTTGAACTATAAGCTTTTATCTTATCCTCTGTATAACCAATATACATTTGAATTTGATACAAGAAAGTTTAGGGAAACAGATGCAAAAACAAAGCGAGAAAATGTTATTGCATTACTGCAGAACGGTATTTACTCTCTTAACGATGCTCTGGCTCAATACGGTATAGCATCAGTTCCAAATGGAGATAAGCGATTCATGAGCCTGAATTACGTTGATATTGAAATCATGGACGAGATTCAGAAAGCAAAAGCAAAGAGTCTGCCTATACCTTCAGCATCAGAAGGAGGTGAGGGAATTGAGTAA
- a CDS encoding terminase large subunit: MIDETTLYARKVVNGEIIACRKIILACQRHLDDIEKSKTDSFNYCFNVEEAQESISFIETLSNPETGEGLELLMFQKWIIGSIFGWIRKDNGHRRFKRAMISMARRNGKSLIVAAIGGKEFILGDSPQMNRKIVFASNAMKQARHGFEYMQGQFRILSKQSKSIKRSVKVLKDSIEDKSSNSKAYPVASDTGKLDGFASTVAIIDEFHESPDLKMYNVLKTGQVGLKSSLLAIVSTAGLNPNVPMYKEIQMLDRVLEGNLTMDDYFIAIYEQDDVEKEIDMPETWIKSNPRLEDEEAASFMVDNIKTDVQAAKVQRNLNSLYVKTFNVWRQASEQSYIPLDDWNACAVEEAPDIRGKEVYIGLDMAKVEDLAAVSWIYPLEDEKKRFYIDSHSFVGTKGGIEAKCQRDKIDYKQLAAEGYCTITDKHTGIINQQQVIDYIKNHIEENDLKVRGLLFDPHIVGLVLNELEDYPQIEVGQVATKLNAPVKDLRLCVYDQRLIHSNNPLLTEAVNNAIVKEFNDLTRLVKEKNRNKIDPIIAGIIAHYEAMHHYSDEYDQDYYANYNFAL; the protein is encoded by the coding sequence ATGATTGATGAAACTACGCTGTACGCAAGGAAAGTTGTTAATGGTGAGATAATTGCCTGTAGAAAAATAATCCTTGCTTGTCAAAGGCATTTAGATGACATCGAGAAATCCAAAACAGATTCATTTAACTATTGTTTTAATGTTGAAGAAGCACAAGAAAGCATTAGTTTTATTGAGACTTTATCCAATCCTGAGACTGGTGAAGGCTTAGAATTATTAATGTTTCAGAAATGGATTATTGGATCTATATTTGGATGGATAAGAAAAGACAATGGTCACAGACGATTCAAACGTGCAATGATCTCAATGGCCAGACGTAATGGGAAAAGTTTAATTGTCGCTGCAATTGGTGGTAAAGAGTTTATTTTAGGTGACTCACCACAGATGAACAGAAAGATTGTGTTTGCATCTAACGCCATGAAACAGGCTAGACATGGTTTTGAGTATATGCAAGGACAATTTAGAATCCTATCAAAGCAGTCTAAATCAATTAAAAGAAGTGTAAAAGTTTTAAAAGATTCAATTGAAGATAAATCCTCGAACAGCAAAGCCTATCCTGTAGCTTCAGATACCGGTAAACTGGATGGTTTCGCTTCCACTGTTGCTATTATAGATGAATTCCACGAGAGCCCAGACTTAAAAATGTACAACGTTTTGAAAACTGGACAAGTAGGTCTTAAAAGCTCCTTATTAGCTATTGTAAGCACCGCAGGACTTAACCCCAATGTTCCTATGTATAAGGAAATCCAAATGCTTGATCGTGTCTTAGAAGGCAATTTAACAATGGATGACTACTTCATTGCTATTTATGAGCAAGATGACGTTGAAAAAGAAATTGATATGCCTGAGACATGGATTAAATCAAACCCTCGCTTAGAAGATGAAGAAGCTGCGTCCTTTATGGTTGATAATATTAAGACCGATGTTCAAGCAGCTAAAGTACAACGCAATCTAAACTCCCTTTATGTAAAAACCTTTAATGTGTGGAGACAGGCAAGTGAACAAAGCTATATCCCTTTAGATGATTGGAATGCTTGTGCAGTTGAAGAAGCGCCGGATATCAGGGGGAAAGAAGTATACATTGGACTGGATATGGCAAAAGTTGAGGACTTAGCTGCTGTTTCATGGATTTATCCATTGGAAGATGAAAAGAAACGTTTTTACATTGATAGCCATTCCTTTGTTGGAACAAAAGGTGGAATTGAAGCTAAGTGTCAAAGGGATAAAATCGATTACAAGCAGCTGGCTGCAGAAGGATATTGCACAATTACAGACAAACACACTGGAATTATAAATCAACAGCAAGTTATTGACTACATAAAGAATCATATTGAGGAAAATGACTTGAAAGTGAGAGGATTGCTGTTTGACCCACATATAGTTGGCTTAGTTCTAAACGAGCTAGAAGATTATCCTCAAATTGAAGTAGGGCAGGTAGCTACAAAGTTAAATGCGCCTGTTAAGGATTTAAGGTTATGTGTCTATGATCAGCGTTTGATTCACAGTAATAACCCATTGTTAACAGAAGCAGTGAATAACGCAATTGTAAAAGAGTTTAACGATTTAACAAGGTTAGTTAAAGAAAAGAACAGAAACAAAATTGATCCAATTATAGCTGGAATCATTGCTCATTATGAAGCAATGCATCATTATTCAGATGAGTATGATCAAGATTACTATGCAAATTACAATTTTGCTTTGTAA
- a CDS encoding phage terminase small subunit P27 family, translating to MTDTLKGQITNEQKEVRKENEEKLKDFEPLHAKPPHWLSTMGKNEWTRLYPYLKALPISELDRTLLAMYCNSFAQYREALKDIAQNGQIMFELNSQGVEVKKKNPSVEIMNAMSKEIRGIAGQMGLSLDSRLRLVGLNNEDDEQEDPMQKFKKRGKS from the coding sequence ATGACTGATACTCTCAAAGGTCAGATTACCAATGAACAAAAAGAAGTAAGAAAAGAGAATGAGGAAAAGCTGAAGGATTTTGAACCATTGCACGCAAAGCCACCACACTGGCTGTCTACAATGGGTAAGAATGAATGGACTAGACTATATCCGTATTTGAAAGCTTTACCTATAAGTGAGCTTGATAGGACATTATTAGCCATGTATTGTAATAGTTTTGCTCAATATCGTGAAGCCTTAAAGGATATTGCTCAGAATGGTCAAATTATGTTTGAACTGAACAGTCAAGGCGTTGAAGTGAAAAAGAAAAATCCGTCAGTTGAAATTATGAATGCAATGTCTAAAGAAATTCGGGGTATTGCTGGACAGATGGGTTTATCATTGGATTCTAGGTTAAGATTAGTCGGGCTCAATAATGAAGATGATGAACAAGAAGATCCAATGCAAAAGTTTAAGAAGCGTGGTAAATCATGA
- a CDS encoding Bro-N domain-containing protein produces the protein MNHIEQIFNFEGQEVRTVSVKGDVYFVAKDVCDALEISNSRHALTRLDDDESMSFEMTHPQSPSKTILMQVVNESGLYELIFSSRKKTAKDFKRWVKRDVLPSIRKNKVYIDPTATDQEIDHAVRFATPQKRRNLLMSATIDGENSVFAVYGAIKEYISKWTAEDKIKALNHVERTLLDKKDTYGSDIAFVHKIEELLRHVAKDLDKIKNWKNGAEKRELGKENKQLQDQVSELLHIGNFKEVHLTFKQ, from the coding sequence TTGAATCACATTGAACAAATTTTTAACTTTGAAGGGCAAGAAGTAAGAACAGTTAGTGTTAAAGGTGATGTATATTTTGTTGCTAAGGATGTATGCGATGCATTGGAGATTAGTAATAGCCGTCATGCACTGACACGTCTTGATGATGATGAGAGTATGTCGTTTGAAATGACACACCCACAATCGCCTTCAAAAACAATTCTCATGCAAGTTGTAAATGAGTCAGGACTATATGAATTAATCTTTTCGAGTCGTAAAAAGACAGCGAAGGATTTCAAACGATGGGTTAAGCGTGATGTGCTGCCTTCAATTAGAAAGAATAAAGTCTATATTGATCCTACAGCTACAGATCAGGAAATTGACCATGCTGTTAGATTCGCAACACCTCAGAAGAGAAGAAACCTATTAATGTCAGCAACTATTGATGGAGAAAACAGTGTATTTGCTGTGTATGGGGCTATTAAAGAATACATTAGCAAATGGACTGCTGAAGATAAGATTAAGGCTTTAAACCATGTAGAACGCACATTATTAGATAAAAAGGATACATACGGAAGCGATATTGCATTTGTACATAAGATTGAAGAATTATTACGTCATGTGGCCAAGGATTTAGACAAAATCAAAAACTGGAAGAATGGTGCTGAGAAGCGTGAGCTAGGTAAAGAAAACAAGCAGCTTCAAGACCAAGTAAGCGAACTTTTGCATATTGGAAACTTTAAAGAAGTTCATCTTACATTTAAACAGTGA
- a CDS encoding lysogeny pheromone AimP family peptide, with product MKKVFIGLTIVASLAVGFVAGQQTTIHTASGEETFHVAGFGRGA from the coding sequence ATGAAAAAAGTATTTATCGGTCTTACAATCGTAGCTTCATTGGCTGTTGGTTTCGTTGCAGGTCAACAAACTACAATTCATACCGCATCAGGGGAAGAAACATTCCATGTGGCAGGTTTTGGACGTGGTGCATAA
- a CDS encoding AimR family lysis-lysogeny pheromone receptor gives MLVKEREVKKPEVDAKVRLEMSDINEQYELTDTLIDQLINSTCSIEREWAAMYQIKRKQDRGEINAHQALKAIGKLDPKSQEMRVFTYIIPLYYYLRMAEYSNLAEMSMIVDLDFIENNEQIKSSFYYRLMALLGASAFSQNKMTQARFYCSYGINVTNIDRLVAYSYLTLGNTYLLDDYEKAKEYYLTGLKHTENNPLAKLQLTRSLCFLENHWNQENFWLNPDSNEVTDIQEIAHYHIKKNNLQQAKEILENLEQQPNIHNDFGIHFYLKGLAYEDKRFFYESIKHFKLSGDLYSVRLPLDKLREMGEDEQILDLLAL, from the coding sequence ATGTTAGTAAAAGAGAGAGAAGTTAAGAAGCCGGAAGTAGATGCAAAGGTACGTCTTGAAATGTCAGATATTAATGAACAGTATGAACTGACTGACACATTAATTGATCAATTAATTAATAGTACCTGTTCAATTGAACGTGAATGGGCCGCAATGTATCAGATCAAACGTAAGCAAGACAGAGGCGAAATAAACGCACATCAGGCGCTTAAAGCAATTGGGAAGCTTGATCCCAAGTCTCAAGAAATGCGTGTATTCACTTACATAATCCCGTTGTATTACTACCTTAGAATGGCTGAATACTCAAATCTTGCAGAAATGTCGATGATTGTAGATCTTGATTTTATTGAAAACAATGAACAGATTAAAAGCTCGTTTTATTACCGTCTGATGGCTTTGTTGGGCGCTTCAGCATTCAGTCAGAATAAAATGACTCAAGCCCGTTTTTATTGCTCATACGGCATTAATGTAACGAATATTGATAGGCTTGTCGCTTATAGCTATCTAACTTTGGGAAATACTTATTTGCTTGATGATTATGAAAAAGCAAAAGAATATTACCTGACCGGTTTAAAACATACTGAGAATAACCCCTTGGCAAAATTACAGCTAACTAGAAGCCTTTGTTTCTTGGAAAACCATTGGAATCAAGAGAACTTTTGGTTAAACCCTGATTCAAATGAAGTAACAGATATCCAAGAAATTGCACATTATCACATCAAGAAAAACAACTTGCAACAGGCTAAAGAAATATTGGAGAACTTAGAGCAGCAACCGAATATTCATAATGACTTTGGCATTCATTTTTATCTAAAAGGACTAGCTTATGAAGATAAGAGATTCTTTTATGAGTCTATAAAACACTTTAAGCTGTCCGGCGATCTATACAGCGTACGCTTACCTTTGGATAAATTAAGGGAAATGGGTGAGGACGAGCAGATTTTGGATTTACTTGCCCTTTAA
- a CDS encoding helix-turn-helix domain-containing protein: MYEDIMNKPALDVEDVQNWLGIGRDQAYALCKSGKFHTVKIGRRIKIPTNGFMRWFNGQ; this comes from the coding sequence ATGTACGAGGACATCATGAATAAACCGGCACTTGACGTTGAAGACGTGCAGAACTGGCTGGGTATTGGACGTGATCAGGCATACGCACTTTGTAAAAGTGGAAAGTTCCACACAGTAAAGATCGGTAGACGTATTAAAATCCCAACGAACGGATTTATGCGTTGGTTCAACGGTCAGTAA
- a CDS encoding helix-turn-helix transcriptional regulator yields MTENERIGKLIRNYRLKEKMSSADFALFVGVSQGTVSNIENGKFGQRKNSLQTVKSIIEMCGIDLPPDIAEFLNIEPSNVDDEENERILVASRDMWDVTKSTSVAIQLRTFVNAESRSDKELDSLERSYLYETDVVVNTLMEFIDDNKKEIRKKILENLREKSLKFLEQYKDIKEDD; encoded by the coding sequence ATGACCGAGAATGAACGGATTGGAAAATTAATTAGAAACTACAGATTAAAAGAGAAAATGTCCTCAGCAGACTTTGCTCTATTTGTAGGAGTTAGTCAAGGGACTGTATCCAACATTGAAAACGGAAAGTTTGGACAAAGAAAAAACAGTTTACAAACAGTGAAATCAATAATTGAGATGTGCGGTATTGATTTGCCTCCCGACATCGCTGAATTTTTAAATATTGAGCCATCGAATGTAGATGACGAAGAAAATGAGAGAATTTTAGTTGCGAGCAGAGATATGTGGGATGTAACTAAATCTACTTCAGTTGCCATTCAACTCAGAACTTTTGTTAATGCTGAATCTCGTTCAGATAAGGAACTGGATTCTCTTGAAAGATCTTATCTCTATGAAACCGACGTCGTCGTTAACACTTTAATGGAGTTCATAGACGACAATAAAAAAGAAATCAGAAAAAAGATTTTGGAAAACTTGAGAGAAAAGAGCTTAAAATTTCTTGAGCAATACAAAGATATTAAGGAGGACGATTAA